From Octopus sinensis linkage group LG14, ASM634580v1, whole genome shotgun sequence:
tcaagctaagcctgaaagcaatgaagtcataaaagaatcatccataacttgcagtaagcaacatttattaaaataaaagtattcagaacacagaataacatataaaaacaatttgcatacatatttacattcccatataacagttaagaacatcaccattattgcattacgcatgtgcggaagtgtttgttcaactaggtgctgctggcttaattacgcacgactcaagctagagaaggggtgcatattatacacaaggtttaggtttttcagaggtacagccccctaaaaatcccctacgtattatactcaagggcgggctatactcgaggatttactgtTAGAGCTGATCAACAACTTTATCCTGTAATTtggttttaataaaatgtttagttTCCTCTCCTTGTTGTACTCCTTCCTTATCTCAAACTCCACTGGGTGCCAGCACCCCAGGGTGGGGATCTTTGATGCAGAGGCTTCCTTATTGATTCAGTATAGTTgaaatatttgcatttcaaaggCAGACAGTCTATTATTCATCACTTTAAACTTTGTCTTTTAAAATAATTCTCCATGGTTTATCTCTTTATTAATTGTCTTCTCGTACTTCATCTGATTTTGtctttgttctctttttcttttcttttagagcCCAGTCCGATGAGAGAAGAGAAATTCCTGAGAGAGTCTCAAAATTTGTAACCAAATGAACCCAGAAACAAGAAGCATCCCTTACTCTATACAAGACACTATTCAACTTTTGAATGCTTCTTGTAAAGCAACACACTTCTTTGATTAtatctttttgtttgtcttaCTATTACAAGTCTCTTTGATATGATAGAATTCCTGGGAGACTTCAAAATGGCAAACACAGGCATTCCTCTGGATATTTGTTATGGTTCATTATCATTGTTCACCACAATTCTTCACAACATTTTCCTTCTCTACCATGTCGACATGTTCGTGTCCTTTTATAAAATCGACAAACTTTCCTTTTGGATTGGGGAATCCATATTCCTCGTGTGGAATTCCTTGAACGACCCACTTTTCGGCTGGCTCAGCGATCGCCAATACCTCTCACCACAACCAACAGCATTTTCTTTCAAAAGCAACGAACCGTACTCCAAAACCAATACAGGCTCCTCGTCGTCGTCCAAAGAAGAAAATCTCTACACATACAACAAATCCAAATACAGCGAAAAGACATTCCCATCGAGTTATTCCAACTACAGCAAGATCAGCAACCGACAGAGCAATCAAGAACTATTACAGTCCGAACCGAATTCTATCAATGCATCGATAATATCACACCGCCTCAACTCCCTTGCATGGAATGGACCCCTGTTTGCTATTTCCTTTGCCCTCTTCTGGGTATCGTGGCTGTCACCTGGCTTACAGTTTGTCGTTTGTCTCTGCCTCTACGACAGTTTCTTGACTTCGGTTGATCTCCAGCACAATGCTCTCTTAGCGGACTTGGCCATATCAGCGGACGTACGGACACGGCTTAATGCCTGCAGTGCAATCTTTAGTGCCTTTGGATCTGTGTCAGTATTTGTATCTTATGCTGTTTGGCACCGAGAAAACCTTGTATCATTCCGTGCCTTTTGTTTGTTCCTATCCGTTTTATCCATCTTAGGGTTCTACGTCGGAATCCGTCTCCTAAGGACAGCAGCCATTCCTCTCTGTTCAAAAACTTCATCTGTGACTGTAGAAAATACACAGTCAAAACTTTCtaggtacattttttttaaatctaaatattttcatcaccaccactatcatcatcatcctcattttaatgttcacttttccatgcttgcaggagttgaatgaaatttattgaggcagattttttgtCACAACctgtcacctgttttcaagctttgtaaatattttccccaggagtggctgtgtgataagtagcatgtttgtcaaccacatggttctggattcatttccactgcatggcaccttgggcaaatgtcttctactatagcctcaggccgaccaaagccttgtgagtggatttggtagaggcaaactgaaagaagcctgtcgtatatatgtatgtgtgtgtgtgtgtgtatatatatatatatatgtgtgtgtgtgtgtatgtgtatatgtttgtgtatctgtgtttgtcccaccatcatcgcttgacaactgatgctggtgtgtttacatccccgtaatttagcagttcggcaaaagagtccaatagaataagtactaggcttacaaagaataagtcctggggtcgatttgtttgactgaaggcgatgctccagcatggccgcagtcaatatatgtgtgtgtgtgtgtatgtgtatatgtttgtgtatctgtgtttgtcccaccatcatcgcttgacaactgatgctggtgtgtttacgtccccgtaatttagcagttcagcaaaagagagtgatagaataagtacttggcttacaaagaataagtcctggtgtcgatttgcttgactgaaggcagtgctccagcatggccgcagtcaaatgactgaagcaagtaaaagagtatggccAGACACGTTTTCAGGTGTgctgccaaattttgaaaagaataataaGCGTACTGCAAGTGGAAAAAAGGTTGCGGATCACTGCTTTAGAGACTGAAAGCTTAATTGCATAGACAACTACTACTGATTGtccttacaaaagaaaaacatgatcAGGTTTTTAAACAAGTGACTGAAACCTTTTGTGTGACTTGATCTTATCAGCAAATGAAGATGTCCCAAACAGGTTGTTGCAGCAAATTTTTTTCCTAACTGGGCCATGatgaaaaacttcttttttttttttttgcctttaaccctttcgctactgtatttatattgagatactctgtttctttcaattactttaaatataacaaagaatttagtaaaataacttagttatcattaagctagtgttaggaacataaattgtgactaaggtttgttggaagattttaattcagaacttatgaaaacaagacatttgtactcagagccataggcggtttcagccgggttggtaacgaaagggttaagaattgtttctctattatatattttaaccctttcattactgtatttattttgagatgctctgtgtttctttcaattactttaaatataacaagaatttagtaaaataacttagttatcattaagctagtgttaggaacataaattgtgactaaggtttgttggaagattttaattcagaacttatgaaaacaagacatttgtactc
This genomic window contains:
- the LOC115219279 gene encoding transmembrane protein 180 — protein: MIEFLGDFKMANTGIPLDICYGSLSLFTTILHNIFLLYHVDMFVSFYKIDKLSFWIGESIFLVWNSLNDPLFGWLSDRQYLSPQPTAFSFKSNEPYSKTNTGSSSSSKEENLYTYNKSKYSEKTFPSSYSNYSKISNRQSNQELLQSEPNSINASIISHRLNSLAWNGPLFAISFALFWVSWLSPGLQFVVCLCLYDSFLTSVDLQHNALLADLAISADVRTRLNACSAIFSAFGSVSVFVSYAVWHRENLVSFRAFCLFLSVLSILGFYVGIRLLRTAAIPLCSKTSSVTVENTQSKLSSSLNYLRHFGSCSKSSTDDLKNYIRQLTTHQNFIWFALMNLIQVFHCHFNSNFFPLFLDVILGKNGNSLGALLLGVSFVFPHINNLYFLSLCRRHGVYRVVLLMFVMKFLLTLTMCGIGSNCIWAICIYIASNRVFTEGTCKLLNLVVSDLVDEDCVIHSRHQPVSALIFGTVALLSKPGQTLAPLLGTWMLSWQTGHELFTAASSEVRSSDLSSDPKHRIACFNLLVYIPMVCATFQMLIWLLKFRLHGHRLHWIKAVRSGSSSLAV